Within the Dunckerocampus dactyliophorus isolate RoL2022-P2 chromosome 10, RoL_Ddac_1.1, whole genome shotgun sequence genome, the region ggagtattttcatagttatgacgtagaaaacctgtttatgatcttctgaAACCCCCTGTctagtagagccctctagacatgaaataacacccctatactcacctttatactccaaatacccaatatacagtcatccctcgctccaTTGATGTCCAAATATCACGCCCTcgctctatcatgttttttcaagaaTTAATTAAGAAATAATCACTGTTTCGGCCTATTAgtgaaaaaatgcatatttaggcaaTTGTTATGTATTTCTGgcctaaatgaatcattttcaagcataaaaattggattgggtaatatgagtgtaaaggtgactaaaggggtgttatttcatgtacaaagggtaaaaaacatataagaaagtcataaacaggttttctatgcttcactacataaatattcaatttattaacattgaatcctactttgcaaataTTCAATTatcacggtcggatctggaaccaattaactgtgataaatgagggattgctgtagtagatataatcagaaaataagccatttaagacagtttaccttgtatcAGGGAGAAGAATGGATGTTGGACAGGACGTGACGTCGGAGTCTTAgtttgttgtgggctatggccgcaacagtaacgtgttattattgtgatattattattattgtgcctgttgtgagatcatttaagcctgcaaaaaagcctgttgttccggtgatcaagtctggtgcttgtctcaccacaattactgacaccgagtgatcAATGTACAGTACTACATGTTGAACGGTGGTTTTAATagcttaaatttgtattttcgttagttagccattatatatatatatagccatttttatgtttgaaaatgcttaatttgggcaaaaattgcacacaatttgtttaaatatccatacatatttttgactactaataggttgtagtcaaccatgaaacagcgatcatgcATAATTAATTCTTGGGGTGTCACGAGTtcattgtgtgatttatttatttatttatttattatggtcCCAGGCCTATTGCCCATGAGACATGTTTTTTCAGCACaacaaatcttgtcacgttttaatctcacaagctcttgtgacgcccctattaattaatttgtgaaaaacccTGTTAGAGTGAAAGAGTGATGTTCGAAGCGTGATGTATTGAGGGATGACTTTAAAACCCTGACGTCGCTTCTTGTCCATcatccattctgctcccctacaaggtaaactctaattaatgacttattttctctgattatatcaacTATATTAGGCAATATGAGTGCAGaagtgactatcggggtgttatttcatgtctagggggctctgataatgtttaaaaaactatTTCAAAGGTGGTAAAGGTGGTGGTTTTCTATGCCTTACCTACagcaatattccatttataaagaaggaattctacttcatggaaattcacttgtcacggttgggtctggaaaaattaaccgccataaacaagggattactgtatttacaattcAAAGGCCAAACTAGGTAATAATTGCAAACCGTGCACACGTACTGAGCACGTTGCCTTATGGGCAGACAAAGCAATGTGATCGGACATCTCATGTTATGCCAAtgtgggacatccctagtaatgacacatcttaaaacaaatgaTGTTAGCAATTCATTTGAGACCATCGTCATAACCGTGGTTAGCATTTCAAAAAGCCACATCATACCTGACGAAAACAACTGGGTGGCGCCGGTGCGGACGACGTTTCTTTAAGATATTCTTCCCAAGTGAAGGATTCTGaggacaaagaaaaacacaagtatACTTACAAATTCCACATAATGATGTAAATGTAGTCAGTTCATGCATGCAAGCATCAGGTCATTCACTCCTATTTTTACCCAATGTGATGACCCTGcccatttcaggggcttttaataTGACATTGGATCCCAATGAGGCACTATAGTACCTTTCTTAAACATCTTAATCTTAATTTTTAATAATTGATTTACTTCttactgtaagtgtgtgtaatatgtacagtgagagctaatttaaccacagtcaaattccttgtttgtgtaagcatacttggccaataaagcgGATGATtctgatttctttctttttttttttttttttttaaaggtgtacagggtaaatctgcatccttctcctcttggctgacAGGCTCGGATTCCACAGCCCCCTGCCTGACCACGCCTACTCTGTCGCGATTGGTCAGGGTTCACGGGTCGGCTCCAGCTCCAGCTCCCCACCACACTCAGTGCACTTTTCCAATAACAACTGGTCACTGTTGTGTGAGTGACGGCACAAAAAGCTCGAACTAGATTGGGGAGAGGTGGTGTGGTGGAAATATAAGCGCCTTGGCAAGAAAGCTGGTCTTATATGTTTGAGTTGCTCACCTTTGGTTGCTTCTGGGTTTGTTCCTGCTGCTGCTTTCTCCTTTCTGCCATCCCTTTGATCTAAGTAGCACAGAAAGACAACTTCTTAAGTGATACCGACACACGCTGTATTGTGTAGGCTTTCTCTGTGGTCTCATTTCATATTAGTAACGTGAGCTTTATTGTATAAAATGCATACCTTTGAGTGTTGTTTTTCCCATGGTGACCGATGGTGACGCTTGATACTCAACTTGACACTCCAGTCCTTTCTTTCACAAGCaaacagataaataataatcatttaatACTTGATTGTTCAACTCAAGCGTAGCATCATCAATGATAGACTGCCCTTTtcaaactttttctcataatatactgactttttaaaacacaattacaactttatttgaataaaaatggcATCCTTTTATATAACAATGATGACTTAATTGTCCAGCTCTTATGCCAACTCTATTTTTGCAAATTAGACTTTTTAAACTTCTTTAAAACTTTTTCTTCTATGATATGGTGCCCCAGGGTTCCATCCTTGGGCCTACCTTATTTCCACTATACATGCTACCATTGGGTCCAATCATCTCTAGACACaatatccattttcatttttatgccgatgacGTACAGCTCTACCTACCAGTAACGCTCAGTGACAAGAATCCACTAGATCCCCTCCATAGCTGCCTTCATGACATCAAACAATGGCTGTCTCAGaatttccttcatttaaatgaaggaaaaacggAGTACATTGTTTTTACCCCCGATTCACCGCACAGTGAAACCAATTTTGACCCCCCCAGCCCCCCTTTTGCTCCTGCCGTTAAAAatcttggtgtgttttttgacaaCAGTCTAAAGTTCGATAAGCAAATTAATTCTGTTGTCAGAGCAAGTTTCTTCCACCTCAGGCTCCTGGCAAAGGTAAAGCCCTTTTTGTCAAGTACAGATCTCGAAAAAGAGATTCATGCCTTCATCAGCTCGAGGCTTGATTATTGTAATGCCCTTTACACTGGATTAAATCAGTACCTCCTCTGCAGGCTCCAGTTGGTACAAAACACAGCTGCTTGCCTTCTTACTAATACTCCAAAATACTCCCATATCACTCCAGTTCCCCATTCTCTCCATTGGCTCCCGGTACAGTCTAGAATACATTGTAAAGTCCTTTTATTTGCGTTCAAGGCCATTCATGGActtgctccagcatacttggctgagcttttaactgtccgtcaccactccagggccctgcgctcttcgcaacacacaacattagaagtcccaaggatgaaatacaaaaaatggggggatcatgcttttgctgcgtttgcccccacactttggaactcccttccaccTGCGCTACGATCTACTACAAACTTGtcagtttttaaatctcttttaaaaactcatttattcagactggcttatgacacatgatgattatatgtactttagttgtgattctctgcctgtatttttattttattttattgttttagttgtttttattctatcTTATTCGAGCTTACCCTGTTCTCATTTGCTATTGcgtgtttttactcttgtgaagcaccttggacaccgttgggatgttgtaaggtgatatacaaataaactttgatctgatttgatttgatttatatttttttttacataattaaagctttattttcacaaaatgacatctttttatgtaacatttacaaattaattctcatgatattattgtAACTCTATTTTTATCTAATGAGACCTTGTATAATTACTTTAAACCATTTTCtagtaatatgacttttttctaaacataattagaactttattttcacagaaatgacatgttttttatATAACAATGGCACTTTATTGCCATGAGATTATTTTTACTaaatttttgtcaaagtagacCTTTGTAGAACTGCTCTATAAccttttttgtaatataatgacttttttttttttttacacataattagaactttattttcacagaaattacatatttttatataacaaTGGCGGCTTTATTGTCATGATATTATTTTAACTCTCTTATTTTAACCATTTTATGGCATTTCTATGGAATGACATAAAACTGTTGTCAAATTAGATCTTGTAGAACTGTTatcaatttataaatattaaaaatgtatactcataatattgttttatatttttgtcaaattagttTGTAGAActaacattttttccatgcagtcttatgactttttttataaCAATTCCAACGTTATTTTCATAGAAATGGCAtctctatttttgtcaaattaaacCTTTTGACCtgttttaaaactttttctcgCAATATTGTGactgtttttaacataattccaactttattttcatagaaatttttatatttttatgtaaaaatgacaactttattctcatgtcaTTATTCTAACtcaatttttgtcaaatttgaatttttttttattgttttaaaacttttttcaaaCATAATTAGAACTTTAATTTTtaaagaaattacattttaagttaaaatgatgactttattctgattttATTTGAACTCTATTACTGTCAAATTACACCTTGTAGAAGTGTTTTAAAACTTAATATGATATGTTAACTCGATTTTTGGCAAATTAGACCTTTTGAActgttttaaaacattttctcgcaatattatgactgttTTTAAACATAATTCCAACTTAATTTTGAtagaaattatatatttttatgtaaaaattacaactttattctcatgacattATTCTAactctatttttgtcaaattggaattttttaaatgttttaaaactatttttttcaacataattagaactttatttttaaagaaattacatctttttaagttaaaatgacgactttattctcctgatTTTATTTGAACTCTATTACTGTCAAATTACACATTGTAGAACTGTTTTAAAATTTAATATGATAATATGTTAactctatttttgtcaaattaggaCTTTCAAAggtgttttatattattttttcttgtagtattatgactttattgtgcAACTTTATTCACATTATATCATACAATTTATTTGGGTAAAACACCTTTTTTCcatgtaataattaatattatttattctcataaaatgtttctATTTCTGTGGGGGGTGGTTTTTAACTTTCTAGTAATTTTCCTTTTCATAATTATacgtttattcccataatattttaactttattgtcataacattactTTTGTGCAACCtgagtttccaaaaattacaacttttgtacactgttttgtttgtttctttttttgaaaaaaagtcttcaatatttcaactttatgctactaaaattttcctcacaataatacaatgttattctcagaaaattacggCTTTTTCCtcattggggggggggttgtttttttttttttttttttagttttcttgttaaaatttatttttagaatgtgccacaggccacactttggacaccactgtccTAACATTTTTTGgtataatattagaactttagctttgttgtaaaattgtgattttttttttgtctctaaaTAATGATATTATTGTAGTTTGGAACGTGTTGGAGACAAAACAGATCTAAACACTAGTTTTAAATTAATCTTTCACAGCTACTTCAGAACTTTTTCTTGTGCTATCATCATCTTCTcattatgttattttatattaaatcaATTCTATCGTTAAAAGATTTTGGAACTTATTTTCTTatatgatattatgacttttttacaaatataggAAGTTAAAATTTTCATCAAATTAGAAACCTTTTCCCACCTAATATTGCGACTGaattctcatgatattatgattttttttcttctaaaattacatctttattgAGGCTATAATACACAGATTTTTTTGGgtcaaattatgacttttttccacatTATACTGTGACACCATTCTTATAATATGatctatgtatttttttcatgcaatATTAGAACTTTAGCTTTGTTGTcaaattttctctttttttccctattCATATTATTATAGTTTGGAAAGTGTTGGACGCAAAACAGATTAGGAATGACTGTACAAATCCAACTGAATTGAATAGATGAATTATTTTCGTAATTACAAACTTTGTAATGATAAAAGATGATGGCAATGATTGTGTATCATAAACAAGTAGGCGTGTTGACTTTAATACAGTCATGGCTGGGAAAAACCAGTGACAGCAATCGTTTGTCATCTTAAAACGAAGACTATGATGTATAGCACAGTGCAAATGCTATTTGCTAAAGGTTATGTAATGAGACTATAATTGTAAAGTCATAACACTTTACATCTGCTAGCATTTATGGGAAACAGCTAACGTTGTGTTCATCTCCTGTCTAAaggaaataataaatgaatgttcgTAGCGTGAATGTTGAATATTCGCCATCGGACACCGTATGACGTGTAACATTACGCCATAATGTTCCAGGTAATAGCCGGCGCCCAGTGTTGACAAGTGAGCTGCTCTTGCTAACTAGAGCTGCTCTTGCTAACTAGGCTGGCTAGCTTTTATCGCTTCCCTATTATCGATCACAGCACAGCCTCTTTTCTGATTTCCCACACTCGATATCATACTCGATATCGTTCATTAATAACAAACAACTTACCAAGTGCCGCCTTTCCTGTGGAAGAatccaaaatatgttttttttttgctaatcgTCAGCTACCATCTTTTCCCTCGTCCAGTGTGGTTATAATGTGTGCCAAAGATCGCATGCTACTGCAAGTCAACACAAGCCACAGTGCGGGACTGGACAGACAGCGGATTTAGCCAATGAGCTTTGGGCGCATTTAATCTTACAGCCAATCATAATTCGTTATGTTCAAGTCAGCCAATCGGCTTACGGACTGTAAATTTGGCACGCCACCAACTGAGAAGAGAGGCATATCTTAGCTTTTGTTGAATCTTTGCCGCTTCTCTCGTCTCTTACTAAAAAGAAATATAAGATCATATACATTTTAATGATAATACATTTCATACATTTAGTAGCATTTGTTGTATTCAGAATTGATGGAACAATTTCTGGTCTAAAATCCACTACTAAATAATGCATAGAGTGTCTTTTGCAGTATTTTAAAGtgaaaaacaagacaagttTAAATCAATGTCCTGCACAGGACAATGGACATGTTCAGTATCatagtttatttttgtattttttcactcagtgatgtaataaaagtgacacttttattacaaatacagtacttatttttaacacaaaattaTTGCAAAAGACACTCATTCTCAATAACCATTTGTAAGTGTTTTAATCATTGTATGCATTACATAGTATAATAGTGACATAGCTGTGAAATATGCTTTTTTCACGATATTTAGCCTTTCTCGTTAGCTGCTATTCTTTTCCGATTTACTGGCATAAATCATGTTTCTACTGCTTGATAGTGATAGGTGGGACCTCCTTTTCGatcttttaaattaaaattgttgttgttgacagTAACAGTAGCTTCAATTTTAGGCGAAGGAATGTAATCTGCTTTTGTCAAATACTATaatcacttttattttgtactGTATACTTTGGTGTCCCCAGTTTTGTTTCTTCCCACTAGAGGACAGTATTGTTTCTTTTAATGACAGTTTGCGCATTTAAAAAAGTTATGAAGGTTCTTCAGGGAAAAATGCAGGATTTGTAGcaatatttgacaaaaaaatgtagtttACGCTATATAAAAGTAAACTAATTGCAGTCTTCAGACTAATACACACTATCCATATGTGTTCCTTATTGAAGGtaatcctaatcctaatcctaatcctaatAATCATTTGTTAAAATTTTCGAAAATTCTCTCAATCTTGCCACCTTCGACTGTGGTGCAACCGTCTGATTttactgctgtatttttattttgtaccgGCTACAGGCTGTTAGGACGACGTTGTAGCTGCTGCTTGCAGAATTGGTGAGGATTTTGTGTCatgaaaatttaaatataataaactgTTTAAACGAGACGGCGCTTACGAGATGCGGGAGTTTCCCCGCGAAAATGCGATCGTTGACAGGTATGATTTACACAGTTAATAGTGTATGGATTGTACGTTCAATGTTCACCACAGTACAGTTTATACGATTTTCAATTAATGTAGTTTTATCGATTcgtatttgaatttttttttaattccgtgTGATGATGCTGTGATTTGATGCTGTGAGTTGTAAATTATGTCATTGAGaaataagaagaaataaaaatcCCCACCACCTGGCAGCATAATAACACCGCCAGCCTGCAGCAGTTTTCTTTCCTCCCTCTTAAGCGATCGTGCTTTTTATTGGTCCGATTGAGGAGATGGGCGTCCCAAAGCAAGTGCATAGGCTACTCTGATTGGCCCGGCGAGCCGCCACTCTTGAATGTTGCCTGGTGACGGTCAGCTAGCAGTTTGTCAAAGGCGGCCAGTGAGCTGCCATGAAAACATCACCTTCgttggtgggtggatggatgggccCTCTTTTGAAAAATTATTCTCCAATACTGACacagtgagtactttcatttgtattttatgacGACGCGACTACATATATTGTAGTGAGAGGGCGCGTAAGCAGTTAGCAGGCATTTTGGTGGTGTCGAGAAAAATACGTAACTAGCTTAATATTAGCTTAAGTTAGCCTGGTTCTAACTAACGGCATGCTCGTGATGGAGGAACAGATGAGTACATTTGTCCCAAATGATTTGCTTAGTATGTGTTGGACTTGTTGGGTGCTTTCGGGTGGGAGTTGTATTCATACTGTGCCCACGCACGCACTTCAAGTCCAGGGCTAgtgtgtgtttaaaaacaaaaatcttcattgcattttttagtccacatcaacaataatcTGATCATATTTGCTTAAACAATAATGGgtggaaaaatatcaaatatttgttattttagtgtCACTTGACAAGGCTAATGGAGGCAGTTTGCAATGGTGCATGGATGGTGTACTGGAGAACGGTTCAAAGTAGtagatttatatttatttatatttgtagatatacatatatttatatatatgatatattatacaaattttcCACACAGACTCCTGTATGCGAACCACGCATGAGTCACACTctattgacacacacacaatccacACACTCATCTATGCCAGGACCCTCAAATGGCGGCTCGCGGGCCTAATCTGGCTCGCCAGTCACTTCAGATCAGCGCTCGACTTCATTTGTAAActtgagaattttttttccgCAGGTATTTAAAAAGAGCACCCGGCTCCtgttgtatagaggatctttgattagcgtttttgcagtagattcttatAAACGGCAAAGCACTCTGGTcttacagaggatctttgacgagcatttttACATTCGATTTGTAAAAACGGCAGATCACTCCGGTCACAtaggggatctttgacaagtgtttttgccGTCGGTTCTTAAAACAGCAGATCACCCCAGTTGTAAAGGGGCTCTTTGGGTACCATGTTTGCAGTATCTTCTTAAAAACCGCAGAGCcctcctgtcaaatagagaaGATAGTCACATAGGGGTTTTGTatattatagcaatctaatatGTCttgtttattatgtattatgtaaaactaagacaggaacaacatcaaatttaaaaGCAGTAAATGAAAACAGAcctaccatccaccagtacgagactggattttgtttttgttgttttgtaataGGCAGTGTATGAGGCACTCAGCAACGTCACCAAAACGTATCTTTTTGCatccccacatagtatcagcttTTGGAACCAAATATGagctgaaagaaaaaggggaaatgtACAGTCctcgtctatctgtgcagcgtgggagaaagttagcataCGCACATGGTGCGTACAGGgactgtcgaacaaagtgggatgaGTGGctgcttgcaacaaacaacaaaaaatgcaaaaactttggcatttttaactgtatattctttttttaaagctaaaataatggcccatatttccaaaattgatatgcatttacataaaatttgatgtacccAGTAGTTATTtacagtttttatttatttatttattt harbors:
- the si:dkey-56d12.4 gene encoding uncharacterized protein si:dkey-56d12.4 isoform X2 gives rise to the protein MVPQGSILGPTLFPLYMLPLGPIISRHNIHFHFYADDVQLYLPVTLSDKNPLDPLHSCLHDIKQWLSQNFLHLNEGKTEYIVFTPDSPHSETNFDPPSPPFAPAVKNLGVFFDNSLKFDKQINSVVRASFFHLRLLAKVKPFLSSTDLEKEIHAFISSRLDYCNALYTGLNQYLLCRLQLVQNTAACLLTNTPKYSHITPVPHSLHWLPVQSRIHCKVLLFAFKAIHGLAPAYLAELLTVRHHSRALRSSQHTTLEVPRMKYKKWGDHAFAAFAPTLWNSLPPALRSTTNLSVFKSLLKTHLFRLAYDT